The DNA segment GACGTCTGGAGCGGGAGCTTGCCCTGGGGGGTGTACGGCGAGGTGCCGCCGGGGACCCTGTCTTCGACTGCTGGTGGATCCTCAAGCGCCACGGGAGCTATCAGGGAAGCATCCGCATCGGTTTTTCCAGGATCCCGCTTATCGAACACGTTGCCTTTGCGAAAAAGCGTCTTGTCGGTGCCGGATTCACGCTGCTTGTGGCCCTGTTGCTTCTGCTGGTATTGCTTGTGCACTATCATATGCGTCCTCTGGCGTTGCTGACCGGTGAGATGGCCAGACTGGGGCCGGCCGGCAGCGGTACCCTGGAAACAAAACTGGAGCGGATACGACCTGAGGACATCGCAACCAACAGTCGGGAGGTGCGTGCCCTCCAGACATCCTTTATCGCGATGAAAAAACTGCTGCTCAGCTCGTTGCGGCGCATGCGTTCGGCGAACAGCGAACTCGATGCGGCAAGGGCCTCTCTGGAGGAGCAGGTGGCGGCACGGACCGAGGAGCTGGAGGCGAAGAACAGCGCCCTGGAATACGAGATCAGGGAACGGAAGCGAGCCGAAGAGCAGCTCCGCCATGCGGCAAACCACGATGCCCTCACCGGACTCTGCAACAGAAGAAGCTTCATGGAGCGCCTTCGAGAGAACATCGCCGCGGCCAAGCGGCACGGGTTCCCTCTGTCGTTATGCCTGGGTGATCTGGGCTATTTCAAAAGCGTCAACGATACCTATGGACACTGGGTGGGCGACGAGGTGTTGGCGCGGTTCGGGCGGTTGCTCCGGGAGCATATCCGCAGCGAGGATGTACCGGCACGATACGGCGGCGAGGAGTTCTGTATTCTCATGCCCTACACGGATCGGGCCGGCGCTCTGGAAACCTGCAGGCGGCTCCAGAGGTTTCTTACCCACGAGACCTTTGAGAGTAGCGATGGAGCCACATTCCACGTCACGACCTCCTGGGGCGTGGTAGCTCTCAGGGAAACGGAAGCTCTCGAAGATCTTGTTGTCCGGGCCGATCAGGCGCTGTACCGGGCGAAGCAGAAGGGGCGCAACCGCGTGGAATTGTAGCCCTCCGGCAGCAGAATTGTAATCGAAGCGGGCGGCAGCGCTGCCGCCCGCTTCGATCGTGCCTGGGAAGGATGTGCTGTCGTCTAGTTTCCGCCCACGTGCTTCTCGAAGATCTCCTCGAACTCGCCGGTCTCCATGGATGTGTGGAGCCAGAGGTCCAGCCATTCCTTGAAGACCACATCGCCCCTGGGGAGGATGTAGCCGAATTCCGTGAAGGTGAAGGGGTCGTGGGGATGGACCGCCTCCAGTTCGGGATGCAGCCGCTCCTGCACCAGGGTTTCCACGGCGTCGGTGATCATCAGATCGGCATTCCCCTTGACGATCTCCTCGAAGATGGTCACATTGCTGTCGTGCAGGATGATCTCCGCTTCGTCGAAGTTCTCCCTGGCGAAGCGCTCGTTGGTACCGCCGGGATTCACGATGACCCGCACGTCGGGGCGGTCGATCTGTTCGATAGTCTGGAACCTCTCGACATTCTCGTCGAGGGTGATCGGCGCCTTGCCTGTTTCCAGGTAGGGGATGGTGAAAAATACCTTCGCCTGTCTGGAGAGCCGGATGGAGATGCCCCCCATGGCCACATCGTACTTGTCCTCCAGGATGCCGTCGATGAGGGTGCCCCATGTGGTCCTGACCAACTTCAGTTCCACGCCCAGCGCATCGGCCAGGGAACGGGCCATCTCGATATCGATGCCCTCGTGCTCCCCGGTATCCTCGTCGTAGAAGGTAAAGGGTTTGTAATCCCCCGTGGTCCCCACGCGGAGCACCCCTCTGTCGAGGATGGTGTCCAGCCTCGATTCCGCAGCCTGCGCCGTCCCTCCCAGAGCGAGGGCCCCGATCACCAGGGCCATCAGGACAATACGACATACTCTGCTCGCGAATGCTTTGCTCATCTCGTACACCTCCACACACATGATATATTGAAGCACCATTCTACAGAGGGCACCGATTTTGTCAACATGCGGCTTGGGAGCGGTGTCGCGGGATGAAGCCGTACTGTTTCCGGGCGCCTCTGCAGGAAGGGAGCGTAACGGCGGCGTTTCTGAAGGAGACGGCCTGTTTTGTTGCCTTTTCCATCCGCAGGTTACGCAGACAGGTGTGGAACAACTCCCCGTGATCTTGATAGCAGTCAGACCATCGTGAGAGCCTCTGCCTACATATTGACAGCGCAAGGTCTGGAGGATACACTGAACACAGTAAAGCGTGAGCCCGTAGCCACGTTATTTGCGTAGTTTGTAGCATAGAAAGGAGGGGATAAAGGCGGCACAGATATTGAGCAAACCCTTTGGAATGGCAGTTGTGATGTACCGAATTGAAGGAGGTATGCCTGAATGAGATTCCATCAGTATGCGACCAGAATCGCTGTGTTGTTGGTTGTCGGAGTGGCCCTTGCCGTGATCCCCGTCTCCGCCGTCCACGCGAAGGTTGCCCACCCGC comes from the Synergistales bacterium genome and includes:
- a CDS encoding diguanylate cyclase, with translation MFVENHEIERCPVRCRILARLRLMRRRFPHFDFRGWSLKTKLVLFIGLFLAGLIGIMILVVSRQDEKDFRANLLERARFFGYTVARRMPSHLEREGGRELRSRLMEDLKNFDEIMYIIVLYPEGGVFFSSVSPQRGRGQERDVVVPRGGAPLLREEMQLQASGSSAVLTVQEGRLERELALGGVRRGAAGDPVFDCWWILKRHGSYQGSIRIGFSRIPLIEHVAFAKKRLVGAGFTLLVALLLLLVLLVHYHMRPLALLTGEMARLGPAGSGTLETKLERIRPEDIATNSREVRALQTSFIAMKKLLLSSLRRMRSANSELDAARASLEEQVAARTEELEAKNSALEYEIRERKRAEEQLRHAANHDALTGLCNRRSFMERLRENIAAAKRHGFPLSLCLGDLGYFKSVNDTYGHWVGDEVLARFGRLLREHIRSEDVPARYGGEEFCILMPYTDRAGALETCRRLQRFLTHETFESSDGATFHVTTSWGVVALRETEALEDLVVRADQALYRAKQKGRNRVEL
- a CDS encoding transporter substrate-binding domain-containing protein → MSKAFASRVCRIVLMALVIGALALGGTAQAAESRLDTILDRGVLRVGTTGDYKPFTFYDEDTGEHEGIDIEMARSLADALGVELKLVRTTWGTLIDGILEDKYDVAMGGISIRLSRQAKVFFTIPYLETGKAPITLDENVERFQTIEQIDRPDVRVIVNPGGTNERFARENFDEAEIILHDSNVTIFEEIVKGNADLMITDAVETLVQERLHPELEAVHPHDPFTFTEFGYILPRGDVVFKEWLDLWLHTSMETGEFEEIFEKHVGGN